The region gtgtggtgctcCGAGCTCGATTAAACCGATGCAGCCAAATAGTAACAATGAAAGTGTAAATAAGGCCAGCTGTTGTGACTGTGGCCTACATTTAAGAATGAGGAGAACTCAGATGGGTTGACTGTCtggcccacaaacacacagaaaccagTCTATAACAGGGTTTGCTACACTCCAAACACACAAGGCACTTCATTCATTCTCTTTTGCCAGGCGAGCACCATCGCAATCTCTTGTTCAAGTACTCcatagttttacattttcatgcaCTTTGTATGTCTTTAAACTGCTAGGAAATTACGTCCGCATTTTTTTTGCGAATCTCGATTGAGGTTTGTAAAAACAATGAATTCCAGTGCGGCTCACCTGAGCGCGCTGTATCCTTGtcagacactcacacagcacTATCTTGATTGGTCCGGTTCTCCCCAAGGAACTTACACACGATTTTGCCCCCCAGGCTAAAGCCTACCACAATGAGCAAAGTCTGGGGGAAGGCCCACTTGATGTAACCCGCCATGGCGGGAACTCCTACATACAGCCTGGATGGGGGCAAGGAGGAGCTACAGGAGACTCAAGGAGTAACAAAGGTAGCTCCAAACAGACAAATCAGAAAGGTTTAAACTGGCAATGTGTCAGGCACtcaatatttaaaacatgaacttaaaacatgcaaatgtcttctggtcattcaTCATTCATGCTTGCATTTCTGCcggtagtacagtaaaaatctaaCATACAAGCCTCTTCAATTACTTACTTTTGATTTAGGCCATTACCACCAAAGACTATAACATTCGTACGTAACTGAGCTCTGAAAGACTCTTACCGTAGGTGAACATACGCGGCGAGGTGAGCTCGATGTTGGGCAGCGCCCCCAGGTGGTTGAGCACAGCACACCTGTAGCCCTGCCTCTGGGTGTGATCCATGAAGGTGTGGATGTAGTGCTTCTCACTGATTCCCAATCCCCGGGCAGATCACCATGGTGATGTCGTTTGCACAGCACAAACATGGCAACAGAGGTCAGTGCGCTGGTGTCAGAGGGTTACGTTTCTAAGGGAAAGGCGCTGACAGAAACATGGATGTCCCAAGACAATACTGTCACTCTGGCTGCTCTTCATCTGACGGCGTTTTCTAATAATCCAAGAGTATTTGGTCACCGCAGTGATGGCACAGGGCTACTTGCTTCTTCAAACTGGAGGTTCTGTCGCTTCCCTCTTAGTCACATACCCATTTCCTCTTTTGAATTCCATGCAGTCAATGGGACTTTTCCATTCCAGCTTAACATTGTTGTCCTCTGTCGTCCATTAGGTGCTCTGGACGACTTCCTCAATAAACTTGACATGCTGCTCAGTTCCCTCCCAGATGATGACTCACCAATTATTTTTAGGTGACTTCTTCCAAAAGTCTGCACTTCTATTTTGCCCCTCTCCTATCTTCTTTTGACCTCAACCTTTCCTTGTCAACTCCTACACACAAAGCAGGCAATGTACTCAATATAATCTTTACTTGAGGCTGTCAACTAATCATCACCACACAGCTCCAGTGCTCTGAACACTGtctacttctctctctatcctgCACCACTACGCTGTCAGCACCTTAGCATATTTTGACAgcggtcagttcattttttttgttgacatggtttgttttatgattgtgccactCTGTTattacctacagttgaatgtgaatcccataagaaataaattaaatgtgttttgcctgctcactcatgctttctttacaaatggtacatatattacccaattcttcaagggtatgcaaacttttgagcataacTGTATATCACACCCTCTCTTGCCTAATTGctgaagcacacagccctgTGGTTAAGACTGAGGTTTTGTAGCCAGGGAAATCTTCACATCAGGGAAACTCTCACCTCCAGTGTGGTGGTCCCCCAGTGGCTCGAAGAGGTCAAAAGTGGCGGTGGCCCGGTCCTGCATGGGGAGGTACTTGCGCAGCCCACTGGGGGTCAGGGAGCGGACACGTCCCAGCTTACCATATAGGGCTGTCTGGAGGTGTCCGCTTTTCCCCCACAGCAGAGGAGGCACGTATCTGTGTGAAGGCAACAGTGTATAGTTGCGAGGTAACAGTAAGTCAAAGTGAAGCCTGATCAGTTTCCCCTGAAGAGCATGCTGTGAAATCCCGTGTGAACTGGTAAATTCCACCCACACGCACATGGAATCACACGCCAAAGGAAGCAAATACTCCACCTGCCTTTGTCCTTTAGTTCCTGAATGTTTAGTCTATAGATTTAAAGGCGATGACGTAGTGCATACTAGTAATTGCTATGTAACTAATGTGGCTGTCAAGTAACCCACACAGGGCCTATCGGTTGGCTGGACAGCTCCTGACTGATGCATGGGGTGTTGAGGACCGGTCTCGGAGTGGTAGAACATGTGATTCGGGGGAAATGTGATTTCCAGCTAAGAGGTTAAGAATAAAACATACAGGTTGGGTATCGTGTTCAAATTGGGGTTGAgcttaggtttaggcattactggtTGTGGTCAGGTTAAGCGCTAGGAAATAGGAATttttgggttaggtttattCAGGTTCACCACAAAGacggaaaaacaaacatctgagTGACACTTTTTAGGAAGCACTGCATATAATTACTGCCATTTCACTCACAAGTGTGTTTGCTTGCTTACGAGGTACACTTCACAAATTAAATTCTATACCCTATATATTGCACTACCAACTAAGcataagtagtgtactataggtaATTGGGTGACATTTAGGACGCAGCCATTATCTGCTGTGCGTCTATACTCACTCTTTGGTCAAAATGGGACAGGATTTGATCAGGTAGCGGTTGAGGGGTGTATCCTGATAGTTAACATCAGGTGGCGCTTTGGGGCTCTTTAGATTCAGACAGCCCAGGAAATAAAGTACTGTTGCTAAGGCAGCCAGTTTCATGCCATCAAACATGGCTGGCATCTCAGGGGTAATGGTGTGGACATCGTCCGGTTCCACACTTGCAGCCATGGTTGACAGACAGGTCCTTagacagttaaaaaaaatatgtatttattgttgATTTGATAGAGACAGTGGGGGGAAAGAGAGTTCTTGCTAAAAGAGCATTGGGCCAAATTTGAACCCATGGACAGCTGCAATTGATCACCCTATGTCACATCCATTGTTTTCAATAATCATAGCAATAATAAATCATGTAATTAGCTTGTTGGGATATTGAGATGAAATGCAAAGATAATTGGACTTGCTGTATTTAAAAACCACAAACAGCCCAATACAGTCTGTCAGTGAATTGTGTTGCCCACCTTTCCTTGTATTAGCGTCAATCCCCGTTTAACATGGCTTTCGTTTCATGGTCAGTGGTGTAAAAGCAGAGTTGGTGTTGCTGGCATGACAGTACTCTgggaagaaaaacacattttatacaaaACTGTCATCcatttaaaattatatattgcaaataataatatgaaatacTACTTAACTGTACTGGCAATAATTCAGACAATCATTATTTAGCAACTATAGCTAACAATTAGCTAGTGTAGATAATGTTTATATTCATACCTTACTGTACCACGGTAGGTAGCGCCAACAAAACGCAAAACAAAGGAATACACACGTAGCTATAACTACCAATGTATCAGACATCATAGTAAACAATGAACACTGTTAGAAAAATTATACACAAAGTAGACTGCTCTACACCGATCCTCTGATTTCAGCACACACGcagtaataaatgtttttgtaaaaagaaGTCAGCTGGTTGGCAACCACGCACAAGCAACATCCTTTTCACCTCAAAAATATTTCTGTCATTCTGCTCGATCTTTCGTTCAAACGTGAGTCCTTTCGTGCCTTCTGTTTTACTGCTTGTTACTTCGTTCAAGCCTGTGTCCTTTCCTTTCACGGCTGCTGTTTAGCTACTCAAGTGGTTTAGCCTATCAGGCAATGACTGTTATTATGACATTACACTTACTGCAATTGAGACACAGAGCACCAAGCAACTATATTAAACAGCGtattccaggtcctgccaatatccaacaacttcgcacagccattgaaaagGAGTGGACCAATTCCACAGGTTACAATCAACAACCttatcaactctatgcgaaggagatgtgttgcactgcgtgaggcaaatggtggtcacaccagatactgactggttttcggccCCCCGACCCCacaaatacagtgaaactgcacattttagagtggacttttattgtggccagcctaaggcacacctgtgcaatgatcatgctgtctaatcagcatcttgatatgccacacctgtgaggtggatggattatcttggcaaaggagaagtgctcactaacacagatttagacagatttgtgaacaatatttgagagaaataggccttttgtgtacatagagaaaatcttagatctttgagttcagctcatgataaatgggggcaaaaacaataatgttgcatttataatttcgTTCAGTGTATGTCAACAATCTTGTCCTAGGTTGCCCATATGGGATAGCAACCCCTCATATCCACCAGGGTGGTTGTATTCTGCCAGCAGCATTAACTGTGACGTCAATTCTGTATGGTAATGTGGAAACCTTAAAACTCTCATGTCAATGCATTGCGATATTTAAGAACAATATTACAGACtggttttgtaaatgtattgtctTGAGTGGGGAAAAGGGAACGTATGTAGGGGAACATGGCTTTTGAGAAATTGTAAGGATGGTGTGTGGAATCTGTACTATCATTATAGATTATTTGTATTGCAGATTGTGTACATATCATATTTGTTTTGCAGATTGTGTGTATATCATGCATACATGTTCATTTTAAGGGGCCTGGGAAGGTATTTGCATATATAACTGTAGTTGGGGGAGAAGTCCTCAACCTCAAAACTTCTATCAATTCAAAGCTTGTTTCACTGCCCTTGCTAAAGGTACAGCTATCTGTGATTTGATTTGTGTGGAAACAGACGGTTGTGGGCtagattttaaggttttgaaAGGTGGGTGTGTCTATGCCAACAGACGCCTACCTTAAACCTCGCCTCTAAGACAAATCTCATTTGGCCACATGCCTTGTACGCTGCATTTATAATGAGCAAGTTGTACAACTCAGCCAATCAGATGAGTGCATTTGCTTTTTAACGTTGGTTCCCCCAGTCAGGCTTTCATGGTGTTCTAGCATCACCCACCAGTCCCGACACCAACTTGCTTGACTTCACTGAAATTGATCATTCATTATAGCTTTTCACCGGGTTCAtcctagacaccattaatctaACTATGAAGGAATGCATTCTCTATCATTCTCCATGCGGCAGCTTTCTGAAGCAGAGCTGATTTACGTATACTTGTTATTATTGGAGCTCAGCTACTTAACTCAAATTCAAAGGAATTTATGTAACACAATTATTTACCACTTATAAAAAATAAGGACACCTCATGACATTTTGTATGATCAAATTTTATTTGATCCCCAGGTTTTCtatattgtaaaaacaattcTTGAGGCACAGTTTTTGCAAAATTAATTGatttaaatattattgttatataAATATTACCTTCATATTCGTTTTTTTATGTACAACACAATAACTACAACAGTCTCACACTACATATCAGAAGCACTACTTACGCCTaacaacacacagaaaaataatagattgttttttaaatagaagTGTTTggttaatgtatttttgtatcaGGTTATAAGATGATTAATCAATACAATTTCGCCACTAGGAGGCATCACCAtcttcatcattttcttccgcttatccggggccgggtcacgggggcagcagtctaagcagagatgcccagacttccctctccctagacacttcctccagctcttccgggggacaccgaggcgttcccagtccagccgggagacatagtccctccagcgtgtcctaggtcttccccggggtctcctcccggtgggacgggcccggaacaccttcccgaaACAGacgcccaagccacctcagctgacccctctcgatgtggaggagcagcggctctactctgagctcctcccctagaacaggacccctagatacttaaactcctccacttgaggcaggcactctccaccaacctggagtggacaagccacccttttctgactgaggaccatggcctcggatttggaggtactgattttcatccccaccgcttcacactcggctgcaaaccgtccaagtgcatgctgaaggtcctggcttgaaggggccaacacgacaacatcatccgcaaagagcagagacaaaatcgtgtggtccccaaacctgacaccctccggccccaggctgcgcctagaaattctgtccataaaaattacgaacagaaccggtgacaaagggcagccctgccggagtccaacatgcacagggaacaagtctgacttactgccggcaatgcggaccaagctcctgcttcggtcgtacagggacctgacagcccttagcaaaggacccaggaccccatattcccgaagcactctccacaggatgccgcgagggacacagtcgaatgccttctccaaatccacaaaacacatgtggactggttgggcaaactcccatgaaccctccatcaccctgtagagggtatagagctggtccagtgttccacggcctggacgaaaaccacactgttcctcctgaatccgaggttctactatcagccatattctcctctccagaaccctggcatagactttcccggggaggctgagaagtgtgatccccctatagttggaacacaccctccggtcccccttcttaaaaagagggaccaccaccccggtctgccatcccagaggcactgtccccgactgccacgcgatgttgcacaggcgtgtcagccaagacagccccacaacatccagagacttgaggtactcagggcggatctcatccacccccggtgccttgccaccgaggagtttcttaaccgtccatcacccgggctgaagtcaccaaGAAATGGGATGAAAAAATGAGTGATGAAACACTACTGTTGCTGCATTTTTATCACACATTTTAAACTCTGGGGACAGTTTGCAAAAACTATGGCCATGGGCAGACTGGAACATGAAATCAGTCCTGGCACTTTAGCCACACCAACCCACATACCACAGCCCCTGAAGAACAGTGCTTTGTTTTCATAATCTAAGTTGTAATCATCTTAGTTGTAAAGCTGGAAGGTAATGCTCATTTACTGCATATCTttacaattatataaaaatgtttatttttttggaagAACAAATAGAGAAAACAGGAAAACAGGCAAAAATTACAATCATCATATGGAAACGAGGCAAGATCCATAATGACATTAAGCATCAGTAGCGTTAACAAATATTCAGTAAATTGTCAAAATTAACTGCATTAAATTATCAATTTAGTGCACGgttgattttgttttaacattcacattaattataaaaatagacaacactgtttccaaaaaagttgggacgctgcgtaaaatgcaaatgaaaacagaatgcaatgatgtgcaaatcatttatccctgtatttcatGGAAAAttgcacaaagacaacacatcaaatgtggaaaatgagaaatgttattgaaaaatacagttgtcagcaacatgtttcaaaaaggttgaaaCATgttgacaggggcatgtttatcactgtgttgcatcatttCTTCTTTTAACCACATTGTGTTTGggaagcgtttgggaactgtgTAGACCAACTGCAGTTgttttgaaactgaaatgttttcccattattGCTTGACAtcagatttcagctgctcaacagttctcctttattgtatttcttgtttcataattcaccaaatattttcagtgggtgacaggtctggactgcaggcagttGAGTTTTGCACTCTGActcttactacggagccatgctgttgtaatatgtgcagaatctGGTTTGGCAtagttttgctgaaataagcgaggccttccctgaaaacgacattgtctggatggcagcatctgttgctccaaaacctgttcaGCATGAATTAacggtgccttcacagatgtgcaagtcacccatgccatgggcACTAATGCATCCCAtacatcacggatgctggcttttgaactgtgtgcagATAAGatgctggatggtccctctcctctttagtccaaataatttcaaatttagatttgtcataccacaggacagttttccacttggtctcagtccatcttaaaatagctctggcccagagaaggcagcagcgtttatgtatggtttcttctttgcatgagttttaacTCTTTTTttggatgcagtgacgtacaGTGCTCACAGACAATGGTGTTCGGAagtgagcccatgcagtgatgtccactacagaatcgtgtctgtttaatgcagtgccgtctgatggcccaaagatcatggccatctaATGTTGGTTTTTGGCAATGTCTCTTGCAGACAGggatttctctgaatcttttaatgatattatgtactgtagataatgagatccccaaactcttagaaattttatgttgagaaatgttattcttaaattcttAAATGATTGTACTAAATGAT is a window of Esox lucius isolate fEsoLuc1 chromosome 19, fEsoLuc1.pri, whole genome shotgun sequence DNA encoding:
- the LOC105028553 gene encoding LOW QUALITY PROTEIN: monoacylglycerol lipase ABHD2 (The sequence of the model RefSeq protein was modified relative to this genomic sequence to represent the inferred CDS: inserted 3 bases in 2 codons; substituted 1 base at 1 genomic stop codon), whose protein sequence is MAASVEPDDVHTITPEMPAMFDGMKLAALATVLYFLGCLNLKSPKAPPDVNYQDTPLNRYLIKSCPILTKEYVPPLLWGKSGHLQTALYGKLGRVRSLTPSGLRKYLPMQDRATATFDLFEPLGDHHTGDDITMVICPGIGNXSEKHYIHTFMDHTQRQGYRCAVLNHLGALPNIELTSPRMFTYGKIPAMAGYIKWAFPQTLLIVVGFSLGGKIVCKFLGENRTNQDXCCVSVXQGYSALRKFHGQNTLKGYKKERCPHYIYNVSEQTRATVPLLVYASDDPLVHQSLLTVPRTFAIIIIKKQNVIFALTLHGGHLGFFEGAVLFPQPLTWTDKVIVGYANTMCQWERHDLPAAVPVNRTKAKLNA